The DNA region TGCTTCGACTGCGGACAGGACTTTAAGTGCCCCAACTGCGCTGTTTCTCTCACATGGCATCAATCGAAAAATGAATTGATTTGCCATTACTGTGACTACACCCATTCATCATTGCCTGCCTGTCCTTCATGCAATGGCCTCAATGTGAAGGGGGTAGGCATGGGGACAGAGCAGATAGAAGAAAGTCTGGCTCAACTTTTTCAAGGTGCAAAAATAGCCCGTATGGATAGGGATACGATTAAGGGAAAGGGGGAACTCGACAAGCTGCTCCACAATTTCGGGAAAGGGAAATATGATATTCTGGTAGGAACACAGATGATTGCAAAGGGGCACCATTTTCCCGGTGTTACTCTTGTGGGTGTCATCCTTGCCGACCTTTCACTAAACATTCCCGACTTCAGAGCAGCGGAAAGAACCTATCAACTCCTTACCCAGGTGGCAGGGAGAGCAGGACGGGGAGAGAAAAAAGGGAAGGTCCTCATTCAAACATTTAATCCCGGCCATTATTCCATTCTTCATGGCGGGGAGAAAGATAGTGAAACCTTTTATGACATGGAAACGTCTATAAGAAAGGCGCTCTCTTATCCCCCCTATGCGAGGCTTGTTAATTTCAAAATATGGGGAAGCGACGCGGAAAAGGTTGAAAAAGGGGCTATTCGACTAAAAGCAATTTCGGAAAAGATACTGAAAAAAACGGGTCTTTCCCAGGTTGATATTCTGGGGCCCGCTCCGGCGCCGCTTTCGAAACTAAAGGGAAAGTCGAGGTGGCAAATGCTGGCAAGAAGCACCAGCCCGGCGCCTATCCATCAATTTTCCAGAATATTAATGAAGAGAGTAAAAGAGGAAGGGAAGTACTTCGGAAGATTAAAGGTCATAGCTGACTTTGATCCCTACAACATGATGTAATATTTCTTTATCCTTGACAGACAGGCCTTTACTGATTGAAAAAAGCTGTTAAAATCTATATAATAAGCAGTTCTGAAAATGATCGTCAAAGCGCACTTTTCCATTGCGCCGGTCTACTCCATAAAGGAAGCTCTTATGGCAATACTTGAAATTCTTGAATACCCTAACCCGGGACTTAAGAAAGTATCGGAACCAGTCGAAGAAGTCGATCTGGAGATAAAGACCCTTATCAGCGATATGTTTGAAACCATGTACAATGCGCCTGGCATTGGCCTCGCGGCCCCCCAGGTGGGCGTTCTCAAACGTGTTATCGTTGTAGATATTGAATACAGAGAGGGAGAAGGAAATCCCGTTGCGCTTATTAATCCCGAAATAATTGAATCTTCAGGAGAAACGACCTTTGAAGAGGGCTGCCTTAGTGTGCCTGAATTTACTGCCCAGGTGGAAAGATTTGAAAAGGTTACCGTAACCGGTCTCAACGAAAGGGGAGAAGAAATTGAACTTCAATGTGACGGCCTGCTGGCTATCGCCTTTCAGCATGAGATTGATCACTTAAACGGCATTCTTTTTGTTGACAGGATTGGAAATGTCAAAAGGGACATATTCAAGCGCAAATTCAAAAAACTGATCAGGAAAGAAAAGGCGCCCCTTTAATGTCTCTAAAAGGCTTAAAAGCCATCTTCATGGGAACACCGGCTTTTTCCATTCCGGCCCTGAAGGCGCTCATCAATTCAGAGTGTGACATTCTCGCAGTCGTTACACAGCCGGACAGACCGGTGGGGAGAGGAAGAAAAATCTCTTTTAATCCCATCAAGGAACTGGCGCTGGAAAATAATCTTAAAACCTTTCAGCCACTTAAAGTAAGCGATGGGGATTTTATTGAAGAAATGAGAGAGATGAAGGCCGATATCTTTGTCGTTGTTGCCTTCGGCCAGATCCTCCCCAAGGCATTAATAGATATTCCTCCCATGGGCGCCATTAATATTCACGCTTCCCTTTTACCGGCCTACAGAGGAGCAGCCCCCATCAACTGGGCCATTGTCAAGGGGGAAAAGGCTACAGGCGTTACAACCATGCTCATCGACGAGGGGCTCGACAGTGGAGACATGCTTTTGAAAAGCGAAATCATCGTAGGCAATGATGACGCCGCCACCCTTTATGATAAACTTGCTAAAGAGGGAGCCAGGCTTTTAATAAAAACAATAGAAGGTCTTAAAAACAAATCCATTAAGAGGGAAAAACAGGATGATGCCCTTGCAAGCTATGCCCCCATGCTTAAAAAGGAAGATGGCCTCATCGACTGGAATGCTGATGCAGAGGTCATTATCAATAAGGTAAGGGG from Deltaproteobacteria bacterium includes:
- the priA gene encoding primosomal protein N', which translates into the protein ESLKNAGEGKSTHLTLPERVNNMPLPDIEIIDMKKNKKDWISPRLKSLIKENLEKGEQTLLFLNRRGFSPFVLCFDCGQDFKCPNCAVSLTWHQSKNELICHYCDYTHSSLPACPSCNGLNVKGVGMGTEQIEESLAQLFQGAKIARMDRDTIKGKGELDKLLHNFGKGKYDILVGTQMIAKGHHFPGVTLVGVILADLSLNIPDFRAAERTYQLLTQVAGRAGRGEKKGKVLIQTFNPGHYSILHGGEKDSETFYDMETSIRKALSYPPYARLVNFKIWGSDAEKVEKGAIRLKAISEKILKKTGLSQVDILGPAPAPLSKLKGKSRWQMLARSTSPAPIHQFSRILMKRVKEEGKYFGRLKVIADFDPYNMM
- the def gene encoding peptide deformylase, which produces MAILEILEYPNPGLKKVSEPVEEVDLEIKTLISDMFETMYNAPGIGLAAPQVGVLKRVIVVDIEYREGEGNPVALINPEIIESSGETTFEEGCLSVPEFTAQVERFEKVTVTGLNERGEEIELQCDGLLAIAFQHEIDHLNGILFVDRIGNVKRDIFKRKFKKLIRKEKAPL
- the fmt gene encoding methionyl-tRNA formyltransferase — its product is MSLKGLKAIFMGTPAFSIPALKALINSECDILAVVTQPDRPVGRGRKISFNPIKELALENNLKTFQPLKVSDGDFIEEMREMKADIFVVVAFGQILPKALIDIPPMGAINIHASLLPAYRGAAPINWAIVKGEKATGVTTMLIDEGLDSGDMLLKSEIIVGNDDAATLYDKLAKEGARLLIKTIEGLKNKSIKREKQDDALASYAPMLKKEDGLIDWNADAEVIINKVRGLLPWPTAHTAINGRSLKIFKARKKDGRGKAGTVIIVTKDHFEVAAGSGSVEITELQLEGKKRMSSGDFLRGVQIRVGDKLGQ